The Silurus meridionalis isolate SWU-2019-XX chromosome 6, ASM1480568v1, whole genome shotgun sequence genome contains the following window.
TACCCAAATTCATGCTGCAATTCTAAGGTTTTCTTTTGACCCACCCTCATAAAAACACACCATGTCCAGCGACAAGGACACATGCAATGACCTGAGAGAAGCAAATGCTGCTTGTCAAAGCATAGCCACAGAAAGATCAGAATAAGCAAATCAGATCAGAATAGCTTAATATAGCCATAGTGATTCTTACAAAACTTCTAATTTAGATATTAACACAACCATGACAAATTATAGCTTAAACCTACATTTATATTGCAACAAACTGCTTCCCTGAACCCCACCCAGAAAGAAAGGGCCTCAGCACATGAACACCCAGTGATTTTATCAGCTCTCCACACTGACCAGAACTGTGTTTCAGGAATTCTCCCATTGCCCGTCATGACCTGTTCGTTTGATGAGTGCACAGATACTGCATGGTACAGGACACTCAAGAGACCAAGTATCTGAACCTTGTAGTgctgctccacacacacacacacacacacacacacatacagttttCTGAACTTTGCCCTAATTCTAAAAAAATCAGTTATTAACAATTCACCAGATATGCTGAATAGACAATGCTGTGGGCTAACAAGATGACAACTGATTACAACAGAGTTATAAACATAGCAAATGCCAGTTAAAAAGTAGCAGAAGCACCACAGGGCACTTACATCGTATTTAGCTGAAATATTGTCATCCATATCAGAGTCATTTGGGTCCACCACATCCTGAAAAGGAGGCAACGCGGACACCTTCCTTCTCTCAGACAGCTCATTATCCCTTAACTTGGCATGCCGGACCTGTGTCTTGTCCTTTAGAGCCTTTTTATCCAAGTGGTGATGCTGGACCAAGCTGGAACTGGACTGGAGCTTCTGCAAAGGCTCAGAAAAACTCCCTTTCCGTTTTTTGGTAATATGGGCTTCATCGTCCATTGAGGGCCTTCGTTTATTTTGGCCCAAACTCGAGAAGCTAACCTCAGGTGCCCGATGTTCCTTAGATATGGCCTTGGGCTCTTTGAAACCCATCTTAGGGATAGGCTGCTCATCTCGCAGCGGCTGGTTCTCTTTGGGTTTCTTCAAGGAGTCTTTGGAGACTTTGCCCGAGTCCCTGCTGAAGTCTCTGAAGGCACTTTTGGACTCTTTTGAGTCTTTGGAAGGCTTGTCCTTGTGTTCCTTGGATGGCTTATGGAGCTTGAGCGAGCTGCTGCTGATgctgttggtggtggtggtgattgtgaGCGCACTACCACTTTTGGACCCATCCTGGAGACAAAAGAAGTACAAAATACTAAGGAAAGAACAGCAccaaacaaatggaaaaatcaAAACTAATTAAACTACAGAAAAAAAGTTGCAGGCTGTGAGTGTGTCTGGAAAATATTCTTTCCACATACAGAGAATGCTTATTCATCAGAACTCAAAAACTGATTGCAAACTCTGAATTTACATATTTAGTCTACAGAAGCTCCAGGAAAGATGGGAAGTTAAACCCCCAAGTATTTACCTGGACATGAAGGCTTTAAGGCACTTCCTCACCTAATGACTGGGTTGTTCTGTCCCAAGGTCAGGCCTGGTAGCCCCTGTCAATATTTCACTCATGTAGTAAAGCCATTAGGCAGTCTAGACATAGGAGGGTGTTATGACCTGTCTGAACTCCCtctaaagctttttattttccctATCTGTTGTTGACCTTTGGACTGCCGAACACAAAGAGCCATCTTCACGGTGAGCCAACGAATACAATTCTACCTGACAGAAAGCTTCAAGTGTTCATTTATATAGGTTTTACAAGACTGGAGGCACACGGAATAGCAGACACCTTATTAAACAAACAACCCCAGTCTTTTATTATATAAGCAAATCTACTGTACGTGGAGCCAGCAGATCTAACTTAAAAAAGTGTGTTCAAATGGTAAATATAATCGTAATCTAAATAGCATAGCAaaaatgctgcagaatgaaaaaaaatggaggaacgaggaaaaaacagcgaggggcgaggagaagattcaggccaaagaaaatgccaaagttttggatcatttcaaactaaaacaaagaaaacgcCGTACAGTGTGGTTACcttttgaaatagatttttatattttttatttatatacagtgcgtTTAAAAAGTCCCTCCCTCAGTGGCTGTGTAGAGCAGGTAGTGAAACATGTTATTGAAGCTGGCGATTTAGTTCGtggaatatttaataaataaatacatgagtgTAATGAGTTTCATTAACGAATTAGTTTTCCATCACTTTCTCTATGCGCCCATTGTGGAGGAACTTTTTGTATGCAGCTGCATTTGTATTTTGAGGTTATATTGCTATTAAATCCATTAAATGCGTTCAAATGCATTTCAccgatattcttgtatgcaattttagcaatgacaatatacatttttgtgaaaagaaaaacaaatgacgttcatttattttctctctcttatttagtattgatctttgataaagaaaaagtactactcgatggaataatcattaaaatacccaattacttaatatatatatttatacagtcaGACCCCGACCTACCACCACTCGACTTATACGAGGGTCACCTttgactgaaaaaaatatatatatacagtacagaccaaaagtttggacacaccttctcattcaaagagttttctttattttcatgactatgaaaattgtagagtcacactgaaggcatcaagggctatttgaccaagaaggagagtgatggggtgctgcgccagatgacctggcctccacagtcaccggacctgaacccaatcgagatggtttaggggtgagctggaacgcagagtgaaggcaaaagggccaacaagtgccaagcatctctcggggaactccttcaagactgttggaagaccatttcaggtgactacctcttgatgctcatcaagagaatgccaaaagtgtgcaaagcagtaaacaaagcaaaaggtggctactttgaagaacctagaatatgacatttttcagttgtttcacacttttttgttatgtatataattccatgtaTAATTCCaagtgttaattcatagttttgatgccttcagtgtgaatctacaattttcatagtcatgaaaataaagaaaactctttgaatgagtgtgtccaaacttttggtctgtactgtataataataatataattatattatacgCATCATTGAGTAGTCACTCTTCTCGACTTACGACCTGATGGACTTACGGCATGTTTTTTGGTCCCTATCTATGTCGTAAGTTGGGGTCTACCtgtgtgttatatattatatagtcaAATCTTAACTGCATGATCAAAGTCTAACAACATTGCAGTCATTTAAACCTCCATGACCACAACACCGATTTAGCCAAGAAACACTGAGAAGCCACAAGTATATCGACTGCTTTTTGCCTGTTTGCTAAAGAGGCTGATGCAGTGGTGCAGCAGCCAGGCTACCAGTGACCCTTGATCTCTCAGTGATCCATCACGTGCGTGGGCCTGTTTAGATTGGGAACCATTTCCATGTGCGGTAGGGTCTCCCTTAACCTCCGCCTGCGTGCAATGCTTCGAGCTGAATCGCAGTAAGTGATACGACACTGGagactaaaaataaaacctaacTGAAGAAATATGTAGGTGCACAGTCCTGCAGGATTTACTAGCCTAATGGATAATGTGCTTCACTCAAtacgtgaagaaaaaaaaaaaaaaactgactgtGCAACACTGCTGGAAACGAATAACTGAAGTGGAGCTTTACATGAAAAAGGCCTGTACAGTTTCTTAAATGGTTCTTTCAGAcagattgaagaaaaaaaaaaaagagagaaaaactgaaaatgtCTGAGGTCTTTTAAGTATTTCACAGTTAATTCAAAACCCCTACTGGAACAGGACACCCTGCTGCTGAGTTTACGTCATCATAATGTAAGCACTTGCCTCTTTCCCAGCCAAGAAATACCTGACCCAAGCCAATGTTTAACGTCTCGCAAAATTTCAGTTAAATGCACTGAACATATTTAAACTTgccaaatataaaacattaagaaAAGCTTGTTGAAGACCTGGGAAATTCCTTTGGTGGCAaaccagatttcttttttttttttgtgtgagttACAGGTTTGGTTTGTGAGCTATGAGGGGCTAAGCCTGGATATTTATACTAACCTTTGCTCCTGGAAAGGACTTGCTCTTTTTTCCATCAGAGAAGTTTAGTGTCAGTGAGCTACTGGGTAACGTGGGCAGCTTTAGGTGCTGACCAAACAAAGACGTAGAGCCTTCCTGCATGACCATCACCTGAGTAGAACAAGAATGCCATCCACGTTACAGAATTCTTCGACCAATAACACaacgctaaaaaaaaacatgcttttatgGTTTTGGATGAAATTGGaacatggtgtttttttattatgcaaaaATTTCCAAATGAAGTGATTATTAGTTTCactgaattaaaaacaattagatCCTTACTTTAGAGTCTTCCGAGCTTCTTTTGTGAGGATCCCGTTGCTATcaaaacagaacacaaacaaTTAGAtcgcaagtaaaaaaaaaaaaaataaataaaaaaaaaaaatagtgtctTTTGTTGAGGTTGTTTGGTATGATGGAAAAAAGAATctctgcaagaaaaaaaaaccatcaggTAAACTGAAGATGCCCATTCAGTCCCTGCAGTTTTCAATGGATATTGGACATCCTAACATATCCTACGTCAATCAACAGCTCTGATTCAAGCCACGTTCACCCCATCACATTCACAGCAGTGAAAAAATACAAACTTCACAAGTGCATACCTGTGTAATCATTTCTTTAGATGATGACATTACTGGAGGAATGCTTGATGTGATGAGTTtttacatgacaaaaaaatgttttggggcCAAAAACTATCTTGTGTGTCCTGCAGTGATGGATGGCTCAGGTTGAAACTGGCCCACTTTAATTCATCCAGCAAAAGTTACTTATCTTGGCTGATGAAAACTGCAATTCCATTAAGACTAACTCACAGACACTGCGCTTCATTGTGTAGCTTTACAGAGGCAAACAGTTTAATGGAAGAGCACTACACACTCACCTTGCTTGTGCtcaggtgtgtgggtgtgtgtgtgtatatatatattatatatatatattaattatatatattttacacacacacacacacacagctctcccTGAAGACACCACCCACATAAACACAGACAAACCGTAAAGCTGGGACAGAGCCCTGATTCGGAAACCTTGCAATGATAAATAGCTGTTCTGTGATATCACCCACATCACCCATATGTGCTGCTGATACCAAACTTAATCTAGAGAGTAAATGCTCATTCTACCCATGAGATGTAAACTCcaattatttaaaacagataatttTTTCGAATGATATGGAAGGATTTACTTGCAGCATGTACCTGGATACAAATGTCAAAACTCATATTCAGTGATGCATCAATTAAAACCTAAATTCTgcttaataattaaaaaacctCCCAAGTTCATTCAAGTAAAAATAATCCAACACAATACTGTAGAGGATTAGATCAAATATAAGTTTATAACTTCATTGTTTTAAGTCACTGAACAACCAGCATAAGATGTGTATTCTGAGCCTTTCTTCTTATCTCGAGTTCTAATCAGCAAGCAGTTTTAGTTTTCATTCCATGAAATCCAGCGACGGGAACAATGCAAACAAATATGCTAAGCGAGCGTGTACATTACCCCTCCGGCCTTTAGCAGCTTCCTGCGGAACTCCTCTGTCGGGTTGTTGAAGGTGAGTTTCTCACAGCGCAGGTGATTGACAGGGGGATGACCCTCCAAGTGCAGGAAAAGATCGTAGTCGAAGCGCACCTTTTTCGGCTCCTCCTGGTGAACAGTAAAGTGTGCGCTCTAATTTAGCACGGTTGTACAGACACAAGCGAACTTTAAAGAAAGGGGATTttaaaacatactttatttcGGAAGTACACTTCAATAGGCAGGATGAAGCCAGCGTATCCGGACTCTTCAACTTTATACGGCGGATCCTtgcacactgaaaaaaaaaaaaaaaagaataaataaataaataaataaataaaataaaataaaaaaaggaggggGGGGGGAtaagcattatatttttttaggatCATAATTTTGTGTCATGTCTCCTTTGACAACAAGTTCAATGCATGTATTAGGTTTAGACGTCATTAGTTCAGACTGACAAAACGACAATTTGCAATTACTGTAGCTCCTTGTATTGATTGTTTCTGGCAACGCTTTCCATTATTAGTTTGCTTGCTAGGCTGATTCAGAGCAAAGATTTATACTTCTGGCAAGTTTTGCATTTGGCCTAAACCATGATGACAGTTCATAAATTTAGAGGACcagaataaacaataaaaccttTGCTAAGGGGCATGTGGGAAGAAACAGAGATGGAGACTCAATCAGAAAGTCTTTCAAAGCTCATTGGAAACTTTAAGCAAATGAATGAAATCAgaattaaaaagtgtttttggTGCACCTAAATGATGggttttacagaaatatttgACAGAGAGGACGAATACACTACAGTTTAAATGGTCTGAATAGTGTACATGCCCTGGTTACATGAGAAATATTGCAGGCTATGATTTAATAATCCTCTTCActtaaaatccattttaaagCAGAGCGAAGCAGCGTGATAAACCACCCAACACTAGTACAGTGCTTTTCCTAAGAACTTTTTGTGAATGGCCTATACATAGAAAAAATGTATGACAATAAATCAATATCTCAGTTCTAGTACAGCATCCGTGCACTCCATCATAGTCCAGTCAACCCGGGAgccaaaaaaaacctgtgtattatttatttgcctTGACATGaggttattaaaatgaaaatttctGCCCCATCCGAGTATGGACTGTAACTGTATAGAGATTTAATAGGAAGAAACCTAAAACTCTAATTTCACGGCACTTTTGACCTGTATGGAGtcaaatctgtttgtgttttcattttaaaatgtattactcGGTCCGAAAGGGTTTGGCAAGTCctaaataatattgaaatgggAGACTATATTCCTGGATTACATTCTGCCTTGCTTCTATGTGGGTTtagattttcttaaaaaaattgaaagtgacaaaaataaataaataaataaataaataaataaataaaagcagggAGAATTCTACATCTGACTTGCTGCATTATACACATGTCCATGTTTGCGCGCACACGCACAGACAACAGCATGTTAGTCCCAATTATGTATTTGAGAAGACAGACCCATGGGACACTTGTTTGTCTTGCTCTTAATGTCCCACAGGGACTGACAACGGTACCAGCAATTAGTCATCATGCTCTGTGCGCTCTGCGAGTCAAAGACATCTGGAGATAAATGATCTTCAAACAGAAACTGTCTTTTTAAAAGTATACCAATTTTCCCCTGATGACAACCAGTACAAAAGACTGATTCTTTAGTAAGAACACACCTCTTCATATGCACGTTTCCAGTGTGTCAAAACGATCATGCGTGACACTGTTTATTTCTTCTATTGTCCAGCAACATGTCACGGCACATAACGCAATTATGTCAAATGTGgccaataaaatattaatttaatttgaatgtATTAACGAAAACACGAATTGGCACTCGGTTTAAGGCAACTGTAATCCATGTTAAGATTATTACCACACAAAATGGGGAAGATTTCGAATGGTTAAGTATCTACACCCCCTGAAGCAACTGCCTGAGCCTGTACCACAGAAATACTCATTCTCAAATTACACTGCAACCAAGACTCGAACTAAACAAGACGAGACATGACTCTCCAGACCAGACAGCTCATGACCCCAATCCTGAGGTCATGGCGCCCCAACACTGCACTGCTGCACAAATATTATGGGTTGCAATTAATTGCATGACTGGGTCACGTTCAATTATAAGCTGCTAAATGAGCCTATTCACtatgtgtttattttctcaGTTAAAGCCAGCAATGTGTATAGATGAGCCACGGTAgtgaaattatttaaatcaactttttttcagatttatcTTTAATGTTTACAGGTTGAGCTCACAAATCTGCGTTTTTACTCTATGAAGTGATTGCTAGTTTATTCCTTTTGTCTTTAGATCAAAATCTGGGAAAAAATAATCTTAtcaattttatttcataaaaatgtctAGTTATATAATAAAGCATTTATGCTTTCACGTTTATATTTCCATTttgatatttgtattatttaagctttgttctgactttttttctttcatcatgTTATTTATAAAAACCAGCACCCCCTAATAaccttgacaaaaaaaaaacaaaaaaacaatatggtCCATACACGTCAAATATAAAGTGTCAAATATATGAGATGTAAAAAAGGAAACGGACTTAGGACTCAAACatctacatttaaaaatgataagATTATTATTGTGGCTGGGGAACTTCTTAAGTTGAAAAGGTCACTTTACATTTGGAAGTGGGAGTCTGGACAAGCAAAGTGTACAATACACTCATTGACCTGGAACAGGAAATTGGCCAGCAACTACACTGAGCTAGAGTGGAGGGtgctttgctgttttttttttccttcccttaATGGAAAGAGCCAAAAAGAACCCCTGCCTTCTCTTACGCTCtctcgaacacacacacatacacacagagccaGGATGCCAATCACAGCACAATGCCAGTCAGAAAGCATTTGCCACTTCTTCAAGACCGGGTCATAATGAGGCAAAGCCGGAAAATCCTGAGACACAATCgcaagagggggaaaaaaaaaaaaaaaaaaaaaaaaaagaagacctGATCCAGTTGACATTTAGATCATTGCACGACTAAACTGTTAAACTACACTATTAGATTCTATCAGTGTTTCTGTCCTCAGTGAAGAGCGtttaatatacacaaaaaaCCCAACACTGATTCAGATTTCACTTCTTTCTAAATGGCCAGGCACAATAACAATGCAGTCTTTGGGATGTGAATAAACTCTCCATTTAGAGTCTGATTACCATCTTATAGCTGTAGCAAAGACGCCACAATTAGATATAtgtcagtaacacacacacacacacactgtgtaaacAATCATTCAATACAGTGGACCACCTACATTCAGGTCAACTAGAGCTGAAATCTATTACCCACATGACCATAAACCTATTTTAATACAGAGAACAAGGCATTCTTTGAAAAATAACCCAGCTTAAGAAAAAGTACACCTCTCTCATCTTAAGAATTAGTAAATTATGAATTCTTAAATGAGCAACTCGATTAGCCGTTATGGAAGGTAAATCATTGTTATGAACAATATAAATGCTGAACAACAGTGCTTAGGGTAGGTATAAGGAGGAATAAGGACTCAACTTATACCCATCATTATCACATTCTTATGTCACCTGATGTTTCTGTTAGGAATTTCCCGTACTTCCTTACTCTCCAAGCTAGCAATTTTCATGCTAGCAAAGGAAGGACTTCCCCTGCGAGGCACActttacaaaacaaaatcttTCAAAAGGATTAAACcggaaatattttttattttctctcactgAACCACATTATTCTAAGTAAAACCATGTCTAGGTATAAGTACTGTGACTAAACATAGCCAACTTGCTAATTCTTAGCTAGTTAGCTGTAAATGTATCTATGTGAAATCCGAGTCTAATGAAATTTGTTACGTCGTGTACTGTCCATTTAAACATGACCATTTCTTTTAGGTTCAAttaatttgaatgtttttattaatctcTGTGGAGATGTGGTGCATGGAGATTTGCATGTTAATTTACATAGGCATGTGGTGGTTGACCAATAACAAACATACAGCCTGTTCATATTTAAATACCATATTCTGTTAAATAGGTTTTTTCCCAAATTATCTATATGATCTATAAGAAACTTAGTTGCatgtttgaattaaaaaattgGTACATAAAAGCAAAGGCTTGTGAACTTGGTGAACTGTATGGTGGAAGTTAGAGGACTTGAAAAGCCTAACTAGCTGAGGTGGCCTAGTCTCAAACATAGTGCTGGTGCATGGCTAGAATATAAAGAGTCCTTGAGCTAGGATGACctgaaataataaatcattagtgaaatcagaaaaaaaaaaaaaaaaaatccataattgGTACCAGGTTTAAGCCGTAAAAGATGTCTGACAAACATCGGGGAGGATCCCacctcctttccctgctgtaaTGGCTGGCGTTCCCATGGtctcatttttacatttcacacaaagGCACAAATTCAAATACGCTGAATTATTCAGAAGCAATtttctaaattaaaaataaataaaaaacaaacagttttggGTTTGTGGAATATTTAAAATCCTGTCACATGTACAGAAGCGGCAAGGCTCCTTTTTCAACATAGTAGGCAGTTACAGGGCTACCAGTTAGGATATTAAGGCAACACACGAAGATGTACTGCCTGTTTGGAGACAAATCCTCACAAACTAATGCCGTTGTGCTGCTACTCATACTCTCTCAAGACTTCGGCTCGTTCTGTTGACGCTGCAACATCAGGTGCATCTCATGAAACTTTAATGTGGATAGAAAATCTGAGGCCATGTTTACACCGACGTGGATTTAATAACTCCTCTTTATTTTTAGACCCAAACAAAGAcgtattaaaatttttttgtgatttctcCAATTTGTCATTTGACACATTTTATTCCTGTCAGTGCTGATTTAATCACAGCTGAACAAAGCTATGTACAATACAGCAGCGTTGTATTCCCGGCAGTATGACCAACTTTTTTGCCCTCAGTGCTTAGACCAACTGCATAAAGAGCCTTTGTTCTACTTAACTTGCCCATTTTCGCTGGCAAACATCACACCAAACCACCTAAAAGTCTTTGTTTGAACAAATATCaagatacatttatataatattgttcACAATATACACGTCTGCTTACAAAGCCAACAAAACAGTAGTGTTGGAAATAACAAAATGTGAtgataaagcttttttttttttttagacataaaATATTCCTACTGAAACAAAGGAAAAATTCAAGGGTTGAGCCAAGAAACTGAAACACCTGGTTTAAGACCAGAATAATTTATCAGTATGTCTTTTAGTATATCTTTTGAACTCTGATAGGTCTTCCATTATGTTGTGTTGATTGAAATCTTTTATGCACAGCGGTGCTCTTGCTCTACTAATTCAACCTTCATACCTCTTACTTATGGAATGTGTAATCAGCGAAGACTGGCGACCAGGCCGTGCACTTACTGGCATGAAACCTCAAACACTATAAGAGCCAGTGCTTCACCTTTATTGTCCAACCACTGTACATTCCATGCAATTTGTGTCTGCATCAACATTAATGGTTTGGTGGAAAATGCTTATTACAAAAACCATACAGTTGAAAGATATTAGTATTATATCATAGCCCAGCTCCGAATGTGAATGTTCATCACAGGTATTTTATTATGGACATCTACTCTTAAAACCcattacaaaaaaacccccaaaaaacagtATTTACAAATGTACCCATATGAACATATGTCCTTCAGACAAAAGTAGCTTGGCAGCTTttctcacacaaaaaaaaaaacaaacaaaaaaaaaaaacatccagacaCTTATCTGTGCAAATACTTTTCaggttgttattttttttgtcagataaTCACACTATATTTGTTCCAGTAGACTACAAAGAACAAGAAGCACTGCTCTGCATTCTAAGCAAGAAGTTTACACGGACTGCTTTAAGATGCAAGGCGGATAATAAACGCTCTGAAAAAGTGGTTACCAGTCATGGACAATTGGATGGGAATGTGCCTCTGTTTGGTTAGATCGGGATAGGATCGGGTTTACATGGCAAGTCCATCCATGTAGGCAATTGTGCAATTGTTTGAGCATGAGTAGCTAAAAATGGCAATATAATTCTGTCAATCGTTTTTGACGTCATTAGCTCTACAAGAACTAGAGCCACCTTCCATCACTCTGTGAACTACAGAGGCCATTAAGAGTATAATCTTAATAATGCAAGCAGCTGACCATATTGTCTTTGCTAAATGACAATGACTagatacacacatttctctTATTATATAACATCTATAGCCAGTTCATTGGGTTGATTAAATTGATTATTTGGCATCAAACGTTTTACATAAGAGGTTTGTTATGGGATTCTATATAAAAGCACTTTCATGTTTAGATTTAGTATAGACAATTAAACAGCAATAGGCCCTCTTCTTATGCACATTTACTCAAATGCAAGTCATTATTGGTCAATCCAAGAACAAGTACGGTGGAACCTCGATATTCATGACCTCGATAGTTCGTGAATTTTCATTAGGAaccggactaagagtaactcgAGAAAAATCTGATTACGCGAGAGGCTCGGAATCAGATTCTCGGAAGAGGCTCGGAAGTTCGGAGAAACATTTtcaaacagagtttgtactaataaatttatgtttaaaatactattttattattcaattaaagtagtaaataaaacctttgacaagtaatgtacatgtacaattccccttgaaaaaggaaccatcaaaagaaAACAGTCGAAACCTCGCCATTTTTTTGCTACTcgtgaggggtcatagaacgtaaccctatgtatcgaggttgcactgtatttcGCTG
Protein-coding sequences here:
- the mllt3 gene encoding protein AF-9 is translated as MASSGAVQVKLELGHRAQVRKKPTAEGFTHDWTVFVRGPEHTNIQHFVEKVVFHLHESFPRPKRVCKDPPYKVEESGYAGFILPIEVYFRNKEEPKKVRFDYDLFLHLEGHPPVNHLRCEKLTFNNPTEEFRRKLLKAGGQRDPHKRSSEDSKVMVMQEGSTSLFGQHLKLPTLPSSSLTLNFSDGKKSKSFPGAKDGSKSGSALTITTTTNSISSSSLKLHKPSKEHKDKPSKDSKESKSAFRDFSRDSGKVSKDSLKKPKENQPLRDEQPIPKMGFKEPKAISKEHRAPEVSFSSLGQNKRRPSMDDEAHITKKRKGSFSEPLQKLQSSSSLVQHHHLDKKALKDKTQVRHAKLRDNELSERRKVSALPPFQDVVDPNDSDMDDNISAKYDSEQPSPASSSSSSSSGYRPTHKRQVLGPLQTIIPDLHSDDNEDESEEEEDNDIDSDMERPLHTHMTHRHRRVSLSDGSDSENSSSSSPLPHNEAPALLKANNNQILEVKSPMKQTKMDKNKNIDCDKAYLDELVELHRRLMALRERHILQQIVNLIEETGHFHITNTTFDFDLCSLDKTTVRKLQSYLETSGTS